One genomic window of Peromyscus maniculatus bairdii isolate BWxNUB_F1_BW_parent chromosome 2, HU_Pman_BW_mat_3.1, whole genome shotgun sequence includes the following:
- the LOC143271770 gene encoding LOW QUALITY PROTEIN: crooked neck-like protein 1 (The sequence of the model RefSeq protein was modified relative to this genomic sequence to represent the inferred CDS: inserted 1 base in 1 codon; substituted 1 base at 1 genomic stop codon) produces MIIAFQRCRVWLLDQLAQFGYVVKQLHEERQRQIIINEIDLGKQRIPKVAKVKNKAPAEVQLTAEQLLREAKELLPPPPQQKITDEEELNDYKLGKRKTFEDNIRKNRTVISNWIKYAQWEESLKEIPRARSIYKRALDVDYGSIPLWLKCGEMEMKNRQVNHARNIWERALTTLPRVSEFWHRYTSMEEMLGNVAGARQVFERWMEWWPEEQAWHSYISFELRHKEVEQAHTLYERLVLMHPAVKNWVKYARFEEKHAYFAHARQVYERAVEFFGEEHMDAHLYAAFAKFEENQKELERVRVIYKYALGRISKQGAQELWKNYTVFEKKFGDRRAVEDIIVSKLRCQYEKVKADPYNYDAWFDYLRLEESEAEADTVREVYERAIANVPPIQEKRHWKRYIYLWINYAFYEELEAKDPERTRQVYQATLALIPHKKFTFAKMWLYYAQALGTSIGKCTKNKLFKGYIELELQLXEFDRCRKLYDKFLEFGPEICTSWIKFAELETILGDIDRARAIYELAISQPSLDMPEVLWTSYIHFEIEQEETERARNLYQQLLQRTQDVKVWISLAXFEFSSGKEASVTKCRQIYQEANRTMRNREEQEERLMLLESWRGFEDKFGTVSDKERVEKLMPEKVKKKRNVQAQDGSDAGWEEYHGYIFPEDAANQPNLKFLAMAKLWKKRQQEKEAAQ; encoded by the exons ATGATCATAGCATTCCAGCGGTGCAGGGTATGGCTCCTCGATCAGCTTGCTCAGTTTGGCTATGTTGTGAAGCAGTTGcatgaggagaggcagagacagattattATCAATGAAATTGACCTTG GGAAACAGAGGATTCCCAAAGTGGCCAAGGTGAAAAACAAAGCACCAGCTGAGGTACAGCTAACTGCAGAGCAGCTCTTAAGAGAGGCTAAAGAGCTCCTTCCACCCCCGCCTCAGCAGAAGATCACAGATGAAGAGGAGCTCAATGATTAcaaacttgggaagaggaagacttttGAAGATAACATAAGAAAAAACAGGACTGTGATTAGTAACTGGATCAAATATGCCCAGTGGGAAGAAAGTCTCAAGGAAATCCCAAGGGCTCGGTCCATATACAAGCGTGCCTTGGATGTAGATTATGGGAGTATTCCACTCTGGCTGAAGTgtggagaaatggaaatgaagaaccGCCAGGTGAACCATGCCCGAAATATCTGGGAGCGAGCCCTAACAACTCTGCCCCGAGTCAGTGAGTTCTGGCACAGGTACACATCCATGGAGGAGATGTTGGGCAATGTCGCCGGTGCCCGTCAAGTGTTTGAGCGCTGGATGGAATGGTGGCCTGAGGAGCAGGCCTGGCACTCCTACATCAGCTTCGAGCTGAGACACAAAGAGGTGGAGCAGGCCCATACCCTTTACGAACGCTTGGTGCTCATGCACCCTGCTGTGAAGAACTGGGTCAAGTATGCCCGATTCGAAGAGAAGCATGCTTATTTTGCCCATGCGCGGCAAGTCTACGAGAGAGCAGTGGAGTTCTTTGGAGAGGAGCATATGGACGCACACCTGTATGCGGCCTTTGCCAAATTtgaggaaaaccagaaagaattgGAAAGGGTACGAGTTATTTACAAATATGCCCTGGGTAGAATTTCAAAACAAGGGGCGCAAGAACTCTGGAAAAACTATACCGTCTTTGAGAAGAAGTTTGGGGACCGCAGGGCTGTTGAAGATATCATCGTGAGCAAACTGAGATGCCAGTATGAAAAAGTGAAGGCTGATCCATACAATTACGATGCCTGGTTTGATTACTTGCGCTTGGAGGAAAGTGAGGCGGAGGCCGACACAGTGCGGGAAGTCTATGAGAGGGCCATTGCCAACGTGCCGCCCATCCAGGAGAAGAGGCATTGGAAGCGCTACATCTATCTCTGGATCAACTATGCATTCTACGAAGAGCTGGAAGCCAAGGATCCTGAGAGGACAAGACAGGTCTATCAAGCCACTTTGGCCCTAATTCCTCACAAAAAGTTCACCTTTGCCAAAATGTGGTTATATTACGCACA AGCTTTGGGGACTTCCATAGGCAAATGTACAAAGAACAAGTTATTCAAAGGCTATATAGAACTGGAACTACAGCTTTGAGAATTTGACAGATGCCGCAAGCTTTATGACAAGTTCTTGGAATTTGGACCTGAAATTTGTACCTCATGGATTAAGTTTGCAGAATTAGAGACAATCCTTGGTGATATCGATAGAGCCCGGGCCATCTACGAATTAGCCATCAGCCAGCCAAGCTTAGACATGCCAGAGGTCCTTTGGACATCATATATCCATTTTGAGATTGAGCAGGAAGAAACTGAAAGGGCACGAAACCTTTACCAACAACTGCTTCAGCGAACACAGGATGTCAAGGTATGGATCAGTTTGG CATTTGAGTTTTCCTCAGGAAAAGAAGCAAGTGTGACTAAATGCAGACAGATTTATCAAGAGGCAAACAGAACCATGAGAAACCGAGAAGAGCAAGAAGAGAGACTTATGTTGCTGGAATCCTGGCGAGGGTTTGAAGATAAATTTGGAACAGTATCAGACAAGGAAAGAGTAGAGAAACTCATGC